Part of the Oncorhynchus keta strain PuntledgeMale-10-30-2019 chromosome 31, Oket_V2, whole genome shotgun sequence genome, TAATGTTAGTTAGGCTAgaagttaggggttagggttaaaagTTATGTTAAAgcggaagggttagctaacatgctatgtagttgcaaagtagctcaaATGTAGTAattagttgcaaagttgctaattagctaacattataaagttgtccgtgatgagattcgaatgcgcaacctttgggttgctacaCATTCACATTATATATCCACCCATCCATCGATCCACCCATCcgtccatccacccacccacccacccgacCGACCTACCCGACCGACCAACCACTGTATTTTCATTTTTGCCTCATTTAatcataccaaacgtaacatatgaTACATATTTTGGGTGTCCTGGATTAACATTTACTAAATTATGTTTAGTCTATGAGATCAGGCTGTTGACATCCAACTTCATCCAAGAGTATCTGCTGTTCAATGGATTCAAGAGAGTTCAGTGTTGTTATTCAATTTCGTATAGGCTGCTTTGCTCCCCAAAAGCGAGGTTTTGACTAGACGGCATTCAGCTTTTGTCAGATTTTACTTTTTGTAgaaggttaggagaacttacgcagcaggctaggataattaggttaaggttaggaaaagggttagggttaggtttagcaacaacaacaaaaatctacTTTTGACgtcaatttgacaaaagctgcatcccttctagccatgacccAAAGGCAAGCTGTATGTACGACACACTACTCACACTCTCAGCCTGTAAGATCAAGCTGCACCTCTGGAAGTAagaagagaggggggcagagtggCTGTAAATCCCAGGGGAAGCACAGCTCATGGAGGACAGAACGGATCAAAGGGATACGCCCCAATTCTATGAAAAGCTCACCATTGGTCAGGTAGACAATCACCTGTCAACTCTGTACATGACTGTGATTGGCCAGGGCTGCTTGTCCAAAAAAAGGACCAATATTCGGATTGGTCAATGCTGATAGAGAAGAGATTTCTAAGTTGTGGGCTATGTCCAAAACGCATACTACCCCAGGTTAAAGAAAACCAtaacactgagatgcaatgcTGGTACAATGTAAGTACAATGTGAATACAATGTTAGTAGATTAGGAGAAAGTGTATCATCCCAGTGAAAATTTGGGAAATTAGGCTTAAAAGGTCAAACAGGCCTTACCTGAGTGAGCTCCGGGATATCATTTTTGTCAATTCCTATGGTCTGTAAAAAAAGATGTCGACATTTCAGCTGAGCCTCCATATACCATGCTTGTCATACTGGCTGTGGATTGAACTGTTCAACAGTAAAGTGTATTGTTGGGTTTGTCTTTTACCTCAGCAATTTTGAAGACCTCAGAAACCCTGGTCATCCGTGTCAAGAATCTCTTGTAGATCTCCAGCCCGTCTTTGCACTGTCCTCTCTTCATCTGGAAAAATTTCTCTGTGAGGAAAAAGGGGATGAACATGTTTATTGTTACAAAAGAACCATTGAGGCATTAATATTACATCAAATGAACAGGACCACATCTATTTCCATGGCTTGAATAAAATTaaacctgtaattttcatcaaatATAAAAAGACATGATTATTGTCCCAGGAAGTAGAAGAAAACGGTCGAGCCTTGCCTAATACATTAATGATCCCGTCATTGTAGCAGGCATATAACTTGATCAGGTCTTTGAACATCAGGAGGAAGCACGCGTTGATCACCCCATTGGTCAGTTCATTGGGATGGACCTATAGATAAACAAGGTGAGATTAGATCACACTGAGGATGGGAGATTTGAATTAATATGCGGagaaagtacccaattgtcaaacTTGAGTAAAAGCAAAGAAACCTTAATAGGAAATGACTCTAGTATAAGTGAAAGTCCCCCAGTAAAAAATATTTGAGTAAAAGTTttgaagtatttggttttaaatataacATTGTCTTGTTTTTTAAAATGATGGATAGCCAGGACTACACTCCAACATAATTTAAAAACTAAAcatgtgtgtttaatgagtctgccagatcagagacagtagggatgagcagggatgttctcctgataagtgcatgaattggacctTTTTCCTGTGctgctaagcattcgaaatgtaaggagtacttttgggtgtcagggaaaacgtATGGAGTAAAAggtatattattttctttaggaaataAGAAGAGGAAAAgtaaaagtactacttaagtagtatttagaagtatttttatttaagtactttacaccaataCTATTTGGGTTGAGTTGCCAGGTAGTTTAGGTCAGCGCtcctcaaccctgttcctggaaagcTATCCTTCTGTAGGTTTTCACTaaaaccctaatctagcacacctgactctaataattagctggttgataagctgaaccaggttagttacaactgggatCGGAGccaaaacctacaggagggcagctctccaggaacagggttggagagctctgGTTTAGGATCATGTTTAGGCATGGGGCATAACAGAATGTGGCCTAACAATCACAATAAATATAATGTGACAAAAAaaaaggcaaaaacaaaaatgcCCTTACTAACAGATACAAAAATCcttctcatcatcatcataatactCACATCAAACTCCAGCAGGGCGTCTATCTGGCTCTGCAGAGTGGGCATTCCTTTCAACAGCTTCTCTACGGGCATTGTCCTCATCACCCCCTCAgctctgagacagacagacagacagacagacagacagacagacagacagacagacagacagacagacagacagacagacagacagacagacagacagacagacagaggagcaaCAACATGGTACAGTATGAGTACGAGAAAACCCTGAATGTTGGTTTGAggttcattaaaaaaaatattgtggCGAGTTTttaatccagttgtttgtgttgatgatgtgatttTAAAAAAAACGTTGTCTATATTTTCATTGTTGTTTCTGTGCTGGGTGTATTGGTACGTGTTTGTATTATCTGGTGTAGTCAAATTTCCCATTAGCAGATCAATACAAAAAATCTTTCTTGATACAGTATGATGAGTTAAACCCTAATGAAGGTCTATTGACGAACACATAGGTGTAAGATCCATTAAAAACATTGTGGAGCATACATTAATGTACTGCCATTTATTTTTCCAGCAatatgagatgagaggagaggtagcctagtggttagagagttggactagtaaccggaaggttgcaagttcaaacccccgagctgacaaggtacaaatctgttgttctgctcctgaacacagttaacccactgttcctaggccgtcattgaaaataagaatttgttcttaactgacttgcctagttaaaggtaaaatgaaaaagaaaaaaaacttaATACTATCTACATTGGGATAAATAACATATAGACCTCTGAATCTATAAGGAAGTACTGTAGACAGGCGCTAGCAAAACAAAGGGAGTGTCctatggtcctgtatggctcagcaTGGTGCGTGCAACGCCAGGATtatgggtttgattcccaggaccacccatatgtatgGATGCATGAATATACTGTCAATTGCCttggctaaatggcatatattattcaaTTCTTGCAGGGGATCACATGCACATACTAAAGACTTATACACTCACTGTATTGTTAGTGGCTTTGCATGAAGGCTTCTGCTAAGTGGCATTTGCAATTATATTATCACTAGAGATCTGCCAAGGCCAAGGCCTTGTGATGCAACACTAACACAGCAACAGCTTTAGATCCAGCTTCTTAGCTCCTTTAGGTAAGACACATGACATGAGACACTAGGTCAGAGCTCTGTCTGCACACCTGgctgttctgtctgtttgtcGCATGGCTGGCACAGACTGTGCTGTGGGACCTTGTTTCTGCCAGCAAAACACAACAGTCTGGACAGGAGCCTAAAGTAATAGCTCACTGTCTGTATTCAGACTGTGTAGTCTATATTCATCTGTCGGTTTCTGTACAGGCACAGGCATGGACAGCCCACTCACTCTGCCCTCACCCACAGTGCaatcacagagtttctaaacccagaggcacAGCATCGCAATACTTCCGGGAATGCTTGTGAAACAGACTGGCTTTAAGATGAATCACTCCCACCTACTGACCcctgagactgacagacaggtcaGGTGGCTGTGATTCTGCCAAGTGTTGTCTCTTTGAGAAATAGAATATGAATCTATTTCTAtgtttttatactgaacaaaaatataaacccaacatgcaacaattgcaactattttactgagttacagttcacccAACCTAAacttccttacaatcaaatgccaacgcattatcttccaagataATTATCTTTGATTATAGCCACAGCCGTgtagaaactaaaacaggaaacgccagTGCTCAGGTCAAtacaacactggtctgaccaatcggattccacgcttcaagatggcttcgatcacatggactgggatatgttccggatagcctcagacaataacattgacgtatacgctgactcggtgagcgagtttattagcaagtgcattggagatgtcaTTCCCTCTGTGAccattaaaaccttccctaaccagaaaccgtggattgatggcggCATTCGCGCGAATCTGAAAGTGCGAACCAACGCTTTTAgtcatggcaaggcgactggaaacacgaccgaatacaaacagcgcagctattccctccgcaaggcaatcaaacaagcaaagcatcagtacagagacaaagtagagtcgcaattcaacggctcaaacacgaggCGTATGTGGcatggtctacagtcaatcacggattacaaaaagaaaacgtcgctcatccatatatttatatgtacagaTTATttttcatccctttacatttgtgtttatttgtgtgtataaggtagttgttgtgaatttgtaagattacttgttagattttactgcatagtcggaactagaagcacaagcatttcgctacactcgcattaacatctgctaatcatgtgtatgtgaccaatacaatttgatttgattcgatttgattgAAGGAAATcactcaattgaaataaattcattaggccctaatctatggatttcatgtgACTGGGCAGGAGCGCATGGGTGGGCCTCGGAGGGCACtttggagccaggcccagccaatcagaatgagttttccccccaaaaagggttttattacagacagaactactcctcagtttcatcagctgtctgggtggctggtctcagacaatcctgcaggtgaagaagccggatgtggaggtcctgggctggccaGGTTACACGTGGTTTGTGGTTGTGAGGCGGGTTTGACGTACTGTcgaattctctaaaacgacgttggaggcggcttatggtagaggaaTTAACATTCAGTTCTGGCGATAGCTCTGTTGGAtgatcctgcagtcagcatgccaattgcacactccctcaaaacttgagacatatgtggcattgtgttgtgtgacaaaactgcacattttagagtggccttttattgtccccagcacgtggtgcacctgtgtaaggaccatcctgtttaatcagcttcttgatatgccacacatgtcaggtggatgtattatttggcaaaggagaaatgctgactaacaggcatgtaaacaaatttgtgaacaaaatttgagagaaatatgttttttatgcatatggaacatttctggaatatttgatttcacctcatgaaacaggggaccaacactttacatcttgcgtttttatatttttgttcggtatatATGATTctgagggggtgggagggtgaGGGGTCAAAATATATCTTGTATATTGCAGCTAGACTGTGTGTTTTGCTCTATTTGAAGCTTGATTGTCCTTTTAAAAAAGCCATAAAGAGAAGAGCAGCACTGATGGAGAGGATAGACAGAGTTATTGAGAGACAACACACCCCTTCTTCACTCTGCCAAAGTCGAAGGACATCTGTCTGTAGGCGAACGCCTTCTCGTTGAGGTACCGGCTGTAGCGTCTGATAAACGTGGACATGTCGTAGCCTGGGGGAGGAACAACAGGCCAATGTCACCTACACGTCTCCATAGAAACAACACTTCACAGAGTACCATTTCCATCACCCGAGAAACCAGTTTACATGGCCATGGGAGCCCATATTAATCACCATGGACACAGTTTTTACACTGATCACACTGGGTGACAGCTTGACTCGACATCAGAGCTGGTTGTTTGGTAAACCCATCGAGGGAAGGGGCTGCTGGAGCAAGTGTTAACTCACCATGGGAGCCAGTTTTGTCGAGAAAGTTACTGAGGTTGAAGAGGGTGTTCCTGGAGGCAAGGAACTGGAGGAACctctgaggaagagagagagagagagagagagagagagagagagagagagagagagagagagagagagagagagagagagagagatggagggggagagagagagatggagagagagagatagagagagagagatggagagagatggagagatggaggagagagagagagatggagagagatggagggggagaggagagatggagagagagagatagagagagagagatggagaggagagagagagagatggaggagagagagagagagagagagagaggagagagagatggagagagagagagagagagagagagagagagagagagagagacaataccCACCAGTCAGAGGAGACATGATCAATACACTAAAACAACAAACCAGCTCAACAAATTATTGAGTATGTTATGCTAAAGAACCAGACATTTTGGCAGGTATTaaaacacatacacatattaaaacacacacaaacactcgcacacaaacacacaactgcCTTCAAAAGATAATTACCTTCAAAGGATTGAATGAGTCACAAAAGGAAATGGATTCGATGTAATTTTCAGAGGAGCTGTTTCATATTATAAACACATAATTGTGTTGAGGAGGAACTGGAATTCATGTGAAAAGCGTGATATGATCGTGCTGCAGCTTAATTGATTACAGAGAACCAACATCAGAGAAAACAGCGCCTGAGTGGGAGGGTGAGAATGAGAATGCTTCAGCTCAAATACAGAATGTATCACCCACTAAACAATAATACATTAATGGCAAATAGGCTTCTATGGAGGAATTGTGAAACATGACAAGAAAATCatactctgcacacacacacacacacacacacacacacacacacacacacacacacacacacacacacacacacacacacacacacacacacacacacacacacacacacacacacacacctatacacatgatatgtgcacgcacacacacatacacacctgggTTTTCATTTACACTCTTAATTTACACTCTTAAGCGCAGTTTAATGAGGTGAAATAAATGAGAGGTCCTCTCtgggagcggcaggtagcctagcgattagagcgttggaccagtaactgaaaggttgctggttcaaataccCAAGCTGACTATGTGAAAAATCGGCTGAGGTGCCCTtgatcaaggcacttaaccctcattTGCTCTGGGGGTgctgtactactatgtctgaccctatAAAGCTATCTGGTGTAAAACATACTGTAGTACacgccttctcctcctccctctttcaaACAGTGTACAGTCTCATACCAACAGACACACTCCAGACGTTGAGCTAAACTCCACACATCTGTCTCTACACATTCAGCTCTGGGAAAATGTATGCTGAGGGGCTGTAAATTCACTGGCCAGTcaaatacacacccacacacacaaacatgcacacagatgcacacacatacacacacacacacacacactgtgatgaGATGAATAATGGTGGGGGGAAGGGCATATGAATGAAGAGACCTATTCAAAAAGCCAGTAACCCTGTGTCACCAATGGCAACAGAAGTGCACATGTCCTCTTCCCCATTGATTTCTGATCCACAGACACAGAGTTTAATTTCATTATCAGAGTGTGTCTGCTTGACATGATACAGCTCTTTGTGATCTCCCTgcatctgcctctctccctctcaattcaaggggctttattgtcatgggaaacgtgttaacattgccaaagcaagtgaggtagataatatacaaaagtgaaattaacaataaaaattaacagtaaacattacacatacaggcgtttcaaaagaataaagacattacaaatgttgtattatgtacactgctcaaaaaaataaagggaacactaatataacacatcctagatctgaatgaatgaaatattcttattaaatacttttttctttacatagttgaatgtgctggcaacaaaatcacacaaaaattatcaatggaaatcaaatttatcaacccatggaggtctggatttggagtcacactcaaaattaaagtggaaaaccacactacaggctgatcaaacttggatgtaatgtccttaaaacaagtctaaatgaggctcagtagtgtgtgtggcctccacgtgcctgtatgacctccctacaacgcctgggcatgttCCTGACggggtggcggatggtctcctggggatctcctcccagacctggactaaagcatccgccaacacctggacagtctgtggtgcaacgtggcattggtggatggagcgagacatgatgtcccagatgtgctcaattggattcaggtctggggaacgggcgggccagtccatagcatcaatgccttcctcttgcaggaactgctgacacactccagacatgaggtctagcattgtcttgcattaggaggaacccagggccaaccacaccagcatatggtctcacaaggggtctgaggatctcatctcagtgcctaatggcagtcaggctacctctggcgagcacatggagggctgtgcggccccccaaagaaatgccaccccacaccatgactgacccaccgccaaatcggccatgctggaggatgttgcaggcagcagaacgttctccacggcgtctccagactgtcacgtctgtcacatgtgctcagtgtgaacctgctttttcatctgtgaagagcacagggcgccagtggcgaatttgccaatcttggtgttctctggcaaatgccaaacgtcctgcacggtgttgggctgtaagcacaacccccacctgtggacgtcgggccctcataccaccccatggtttctgaccgtttgagcagacacatgcacatttgtggcctgctggaggtcattttgcagggctctggcagtcctcctcctgctcctccttgcacaaaggcggaggtagcggtcctgctgctgggttgttgccctcctacggcctcctccacgtcttctgatgtactggcctgtctcctggtagcgcctccatgctctggacactacgctgacagacacagcaaaccttcttgccacatctcgcattgatgtgccatcctggatgagatggactacctgagccacttgtgtgggttgtagactccgtctcatgctaccactagagtgaaagcaccgccagcattcaaaaatgaccaaaacatcagccaggaagcataggaactgagaagtggtctgtggtccccacctgcagaaccactcctttattgagggtgtcttgctaaatgcctataatttccacctgttgtctattacatttacacaatagcatgtgaaatgtattgtcaatcagtgttgctatcaaagtggacagtttgatttcacagaagtgtgattgacttggagttacattgtgttgtttaagtgttccctttatttttttgagcagtgtatacagtgccttgtgaaagtattcagcccccttgaactttgcgaacttttgccacatttcaggcttcaaacataaagatataaaactgtatttgtttgtgaagaatcaacaacaagtgggacacaatcatgaagtggaacgacatttattggatatttcaaactattttaacaaatcaaaatctgaaaaattgggcgtgcaaaattattcagtccctttactttcagtgcagcaaactctctccagcaGTTCATTTAGGacctctgaatgatccaatgttgacctaaatgactaatgatgataaatacaatccacctgtgtgtaatcaagtctccgtataaatgcacctgcactgtgatagtctcagaggtccgttaaaagcgcagagagcatcatgaagaacaaggagcacaccaggcaggtccgagatactgttgtgaagacatttaaagccggatttggatacaaaaagatttcccaagctttaaacatgccaaggagcactgtgcaagcgataatattgaaatggaaggagtatcagaccactgcaaatctaccaagacctggccgtccctctaaactttcagctcatacaaggagaagactgatcagagatgcagccaagaggcacATGagcactctggatgaactgcagagatctacagctgaggtgggagactctgtccataggacaacaatcagtcgtatattgcacaaatctggcctttatggaagagtggcaagaagaaagccatttcttaaagatatccataaaaagtgttgtttaaagtttgccagaagccacctgggagacacaccaaacatgtggaagaaggtgctctggtcagatgaaaccaaaattgaactttttggcaacaatgcaaaacgttatgtttggcgtaaaagcaacacagctcatcaccctgaacacaccatccccactgtcaaacatggtggtggcagcatcatggtttgggcctgcttttcttcagcagggacagggaagatggttaaaattgatgggaagatggatggagccaaatacaggaccattctggaagaaaacctgatggagtctgcaaaagtcctgagactgggacggagatttgtcttccaacaagacaatgatccaaaacataaagcaaaatctacaatggaatggttaaaaaataaacatatccaggtgttagaatggccaagtcaaagtccagacctgaatccaatcgagaatctgtggaatgaactgaaaactgctgttcacaaatgctcgccatccaacctcactgagctcgagctgttttgcaaggaggaatgtgaaaaaatgtcagtctctcgatgtgcaaaactgatacataccccaagcgacttacagctgtaatcgcagcaaaaggtggcgctacaaagtattaacataagggggctgaataattttgcacacccaatatttccgtttttgatttgttaaaaaagtttgaaatatccaataaatttcattccacttcatgattgtgtcccacttgttgttgattcttcacaaaaaaatacagttttatatctttatgtttgaagcctgaaatgtggcaaaaggtcgcaaagttcaagggggccgaatactttcgcaaggcactgtatatacagtgttgtaacaatgtacaaatggttctgtggggtgtgtttgtgtttgtgaacagagccccaggaccagcttgcttaggggactcttctccaggttcatctctctgtaggtgatggctttgttatggaaggtttgggaatcgcttcattttaggtggttgtagaatttaacgtctcttttctggatttggataattagtgactatcggcctaattctgctctttATGCATTATTTGGCATTCTACGTTGTActtggaggatatttttgcagaattctgcatgcagagtctcaatttggtgtcccattttgtgaaatcttggttggtgagcggaccccagacctcacaaccataaagggcaatgggctctatgactgattcaagtattttttagccagatcctaattggtatgttgaattttatgttccttttgattgaccttaccttgtctctcagatcgttcacagctttgtggaagttagcTATGGAGCTGATGtttaggctctctctctctctctcttactctctctctctctctttctctctctctctctcccctccaaccATTATCTCAGTGTGGCCATAGACAGGCTAAACAGGCAGTAAACAGAACATTTGCTTATCTGACTGTGTTACCCCTGATTGACCCCAGTGACATAACAATGGAGGTCAGGATGAAGGATGGAATTACTGAATATCTAAATGGCTGactgaacacctgctctttccatgacatagactgaccaggtgaattcaggtgaaagctatgatcccttattgatgtcacctgttaaatccacttcaattcgAGTTTTTTGAGATCTGCAAATGACATTTTTCAGTGGGATAATTCACGCCCAATGCCACAAGGCTAGGAGTATCCAGGAATGGTTCCACGACCGAGACAGTGAATTCAGCTTACTGCATTGGCCTGCCCCTGTCACCAGATCTCATTCCAATTGAGCATCTGTGAGATGAGATGGAATGAGCTATTTGGACTAGAGATCGACtatcagccaacttgacacatctgtgagaatcattggagtcaacatgggccagcatccctgtggaatgctttagagaccttgtaaagtccatgccccaatgaattgaggctgttctgagggcaaaatgggagcaactcaatattaggaagtgtATCCAGACAAACAGGCTTATCATCTAACCTTAAACCCGCCAGAGCAGAGAaagctactgggtgtgcaggtTTGTGCTCCAGCCCTTCTTTAACACACCCGATTCAGCTAATGAAGGTCTTGATGAGTAGCTGATTACTAGAATATGACATGTCAAAGCGGGGAAAGAGCTAAAGTCTACACACCCAGTACCTCTCCAGGAGGAGAGTTGGCTAACTAAAAACTCAGCATGTCCAATACAACCaaagtatatataaaaaaaaagagCCAATCACATCTCAGCCCTTTTAAATACAGTCCCTCCCataggaacagtagtggtgatgCTGGCTTTCACTCACCTCATTGCCAGCGACCATCATGTGATGTGTAGTGATCAGGGCCTTGAACACCACCACCCAGCTGGCATTGGTGGCCCTCTCAAACAACGTGTCCGCCATCTGTGGGATGTTCACATTAGACTCCTTGGTGGCCTCAATCAGGTCTGAGGGAGAATAATGAAGAGAAATACAGTTGCTTAATTACATTTTTCCCATACATGTCATGTACAATCCCCATACATAATCAGGCTTGGTCAATTCGTACCTCGATCAGGTCTGAGCGAACAG contains:
- the LOC118364202 gene encoding clathrin coat assembly protein AP180-like, with the protein product MSGQTLTDRIAAAQYSLTGSEVARAVCKATTHEQTAPKKKHLEYLIEATKESNVNIPQMADTLFERATNASWVVVFKALITTHHMMVAGNERFLQFLASRNTLFNLSNFLDKTGSHGYDMSTFIRRYSRYLNEKAFAYRQMSFDFGRVKKGAEGVMRTMPVEKLLKGMPTLQSQIDALLEFDVHPNELTNGVINACFLLMFKDLIKLYACYNDGIINVLEKFFQMKRGQCKDGLEIYKRFLTRMTRVSEVFKIAETIGIDKNDIPELTQAPESLLQSLETHLNTLEGKKPEDVHRDDV